From the Wolbachia endosymbiont of Encarsia formosa genome, the window ACAGTTTGTGGAACTTCCATTGCATTAATGGATACAGGTGTACCAATAAAGGCTCCCGTTGCAGGAATTGCTATGGGTCTCATCAAAGAAAAAAATGAGCATATAATACTTTCTGATATACTGGGCGATGAAGACTATCTTGGTGATATGGATTTCAAAGTAGCAGGAACTAGCGAAGGGATTACAGCACTGCAGATGGATATGAAAATTCCTGGTATAAGCTTTGAAATTGTTGAAAAATCTTTAGAACAAGCAAAAGTAGGAAGATTACATATCTTAGAAAAAATGAATGCAGTAATTTCAGAACATCGTAAGGATATAAAAGATCATGTACCAAGAGTGTTATCGTTTTATATAGATAAAGATAAAATTTCTGCAGCTATTGGTGCTAAAGGAAAAAATATACGCAGTGTATGTGAAAGAAGTAATGCAAAAATTGAAATAGGGGATGACGGTAAAGTTTCTGTTTTTGCCATTAGTAGTACTGAAGCTGAAGCTGCAAAGGATATGATGATTGATTCAATAACAGAACTAGAACAAGGTTCTATAATTGATGCTAAAGTTGTAAAGATAGAGAAGTCTATTGTAGAGTTAGAACTTCTTAATGGAAGAAAAGGAAAAATGCATATAAGCGAGGTAGCTAATCAACATGTAGAGTCCATTGAGGATATACTTCAACAGGGTGATACCTTCAAAGCTTTGGTAATTGACTTTGAAAAAGGTGGATGTCCAAAATTATCAAGACGTCGTGTTGATCAAGAAACAGGTGAATTTTTTGAAGGTAAGCTTTACAATGAAGAAAGGAGAGATGGTTTAAATAATAGGGATAATTATTATAACAACTCGTTTAATAAAAAACCTGGAGATAATTATCATAGTAATAGACCTACTCGTCCTCGTTCTGGTTTTAGTAATAGAAACAGACCAAAATTTGGTAATAATGACTCATCATCAGGTTTCTATTGAGGTTGAACTTACTTTCTATTATCTCAGTGTCGAAACACTGGGATAATAGGAATTTTTAAAACTGACAAGATAACAAAAATGGTTTGTGTTATCTGTAGGGTTATAACGAAAGATTTTTAAGATCGTTTATAGTCTTTTTTACGTCTTCAGCTTTAAATATTGCTGATCCAGCAACTAATATATTTGCACCTGCTTTTATTACATCAGATGCGTTAGAAAAGTTAACTCCACCATCTACTGAAACTTGTGTTTTAAGATTACGGTCCTGTATCATTTTCCTCACGGTAGATATCTTACTCAACTGCGAATGAATAAACTCCTGTCCTCCAAATCCAGGATTGACTGTCATAATTAGTACAATATCTAGCTCATGTATTATATATTCAAGCACGCTTGGAGAAGTTGAAGGAACAATTGAAACTCCAACTTGTATTGTTTTTTTTGTATAATTTATGTCTTTGTATGATTTTATCTTTCTTACTAGCCTCTCAAGATGTATCTCTGCTTCTGCATGTATAGTGATAATATCAGCACCAGCATTTATAAAACTTTCAATATGGTTACCAGGAGATTTAATCATTAAGTGTACATCAAAAGGAAGATTGCTATATTTACGTATCGCAGAGATAACATTCGGACCTATTGTAATATTTGGAACAAAATTTCCATCCATAACGTCTATGTGTATATAATCTACATTCAAGTCGCTAATTCTTTTTACTTCCTCTCCTAATTTTGCAAAGTCTGCTGAAAGTATAGAAGGTGCAATTTTAATACCCATAGACTACTTTTTACCAAAAATAAAAAAAAGTAACTTATTTTTTAAACTCTGTCATCCCAATACTATATTAATCTCATTTAGAAATTTTTGTATCCTTCCAGATGCATGTGAAACCAGTCCTTTATTTTTCTCTGCCCATTCATCTTGCCATCGTAATACTCATTAGACTTCTTTCTTCGCCTCTTCTAAATATTCCAACACAGTTTCATGCAGCGCAGTCCAAGACATTTTCTTTTCCATATTCGGTATAAATTTTTGTTTCCAAGTGTCCTTAAATTCTTGGAAACATTGTTTTTCAAAATTTTGGAAATCAGGTAAAATTTTCGACCTAAACCCATTAATTAAATTCGAGACTTCTATAGCCTTTTCAGGGCTTATAGACTTAAAAGACAATATTTCATTCTTTAAAACATCTAGCTTCTCAAATGAATTAAGCTTAAATGGAATATAAAGCGAGGATCTTATATTATACCTTAGATAAGAGTCGTAATATAGCTTAATCTTGTACATGAGCGTAGCAAATGCACTAGAAGAAATATTATTTTCATATTCTGCAAGAGAAGATAATAAACGCTTGTAATCCTCTTCATTCAAAAATGGTGGTTGTAAACTTGATTCAATTTTATTATTAAAAGATGTGAATCTGTTGAAAATACAATTGCCATATTCGCTTAAAAATTCAGGCAAAATATCTTCCTGTTCTAATTTTAGAGGCAAGTCTTTTCTAATCTCTTTCGGCAAATGATGCATTGAAAACTGATTAATAACCCACGCAAAATTCTCATCAAACTCATTTTAGTAATCAGCATTATTGTCAGCTTTACCTTCTTTATCATTCCAAGGCAGTATTTTATAAAAAAAATTGTTCAACCTTTTTTTTAATTTCAAAATACTTTCACTCTTATCGCCTACCTTATATAAAACCTCTTCTACTTTTTGTCTTGCGTCTTGAGAACTGATTCTATCACCTATATGCAATCCAATGCCATTTCTCTCCAATAACTCCCAATCAAACAACTTATGTGGGTCAGGTTTACGCATTGCGTAGCCTTCAATGGATGAGTTATATACTATAGTACCTATTTCAGCGTGACTAAATATCATATCTTTTCTAATCTTAAAGCGCTTCATGAGGTACAAAATCAGATCTTTGACAGATTTCATTTGCTCTTCTGGAAAAGGCTCAAGCCCTGTGTTTACAATCTCTATACCCATAGAATAATCATTCAGTTTTCGTAGCTCTTCAACCACATTATCTACTTGAACTTTCGCATAACTTATACCAGCATGCCATGCTCGTTTTTCGAGTGGAACCATCAGAGTAATGCTACCATCCCTATCAACAATAAGCTGTACTGATATACCTGAAGAATTTAATTCGCATTTTGTGCTTTTTAATGTTGGAGATTCGGTATGATGCACTACCACCATCAACACTTTTTTGCTTTCTCTATCATCATAATTTGAACTTGGTGCAGGATCTAAAAATATTGGATTCTTTAATGATGTTTTCAAATCTTGAAAATCGTTCTCGATATCAATTAAGCAAGATTGCTGTCCATATACAAGAGGCGCTACAAGCAGCAACAGAAATAAAACAGACAAACATTTTTTTACTATAAGTCTCATGCAGCTTTACAAATTGCCCACAATATAACTAAATTAACATAATACGCATAAAATGTTTACTTTTTTTCAGCTAATCAAGGCTTGCTACAGCTACAATTAGTACTTTTATCATTACATTTTGGTGTTAAGTCAGGATAGAACGTAAGTATAGCGTCATTCTTTCTCACAAACACTGATTGATAATTGGCATCTTCCATTTTATACAGACACATTCAATCTTTTCCCAATTCCTTAAACGCCTTAGTTGCAGAAACTAAAATATCATCAGCATGAAGGTTATGTGCATACCCATTTGGGCACTTAACTTTTACTTCTCCACCCTTACCTAAGTATTTCATTCCAAACGTGTAAACAGGTGGCTTAATATCTAATTTATTGCACATAGATTTATTACCCCAAATTGCACCCGCCCACTTATTTTCTTGAGCCTCAACATATCTACCTACAAAATGCATACCACCAAGTCCCAGTCTATCTGGTTCACCACAAAAAATATGTCCAAATCCTATAGTTTCTTTCTCAACTCCGCTATTTGTAAACCAAATCTTAGTCAATTCATCTTTAAATAACCCCAAGCCTGCATTTGGTGTAGCCACTTGATGATCGAGCTTATCGTATATCCTTTTCAGCACTTCTTGATGCTGCGGACAATCAAGTAAAATTCTGAAATCTTCTTCATCAGGGTGTGTTCCCCAATCTCCACAAACTCTTAATACTCCTCTATCAAAATCATTCAGCTCCGGAAGTGGTGGAATATAGTCTGGATCTGAAGAATCTGTTTTGAAAAACGGCTCAAAACTAATTCGTTAATTTGTACCATCAAGATAGTGCTCCTTAATGTAAAAAACAAATCCTATTACTGGTATTATCAAGCACAAGATTAACTTAGCTATTTTCTACATAATCATATTCATAAAGAAGCTAGGGTATAAGCAACAACTTAAAAAAGTTTTAATCTAATGTTGATCGCAGTCCTGGCATCTCATCATCACTTAGCCAACTTAAAAACGCTCCACCACCAGTTGAAATATATGTAAAATCTTTATCGGCAAGACCTGCAGCATTTACTGCAGATAGGCTATCTCCTCCCCCTATTACACTGGTTAATTTTCCTTCGTGTGTCAAATCACTTACTACTCTCATCACCTCTACTGTACCATTTGCAAAAGCTGAATGTTCAAAAACACCAATAGGTCCGTTCCACAGCAGAGTTTTACTGCTTGCTATTATACCGCTTATTGTGCTTAAAGTTTGAGGTCCGATATCTAAAATTATATCACCGTCCAAAATGGATTCTGTTTTTCTTAAAACGCCAGTGCTATAATCAGAATTTACTGCAACCAAAACGTCTTCTGGCACAACTATTTTGCAATTGTTTTTATTTGCCGTCTCAACAATATCGTGCATAAGATCATCAACGCCATTTTGAAAAAAAGACTTGCCTATATTAACTTTATTAAATAACAAAAAATTATTAGCAATTGCGCCGCCCAGAATAAGGTAATCAACCTTTTCTGCTAGCTTTATAAGCATTTTTATTTTAGTTGATATTTTAGCTCCACCAACTATCGCAGTAATAGATTTAGCGTCAAACGATATAGCTTGCTCAAGATACTTTATCTCATCTTGCAAGCAAAATCCTGCATAAGAAGGTAAAAGTTCCGTAATGCGTGAAATAGAAGCGTGAGCTCTGTGAGAGCAAGAAAACGCATCATTTATATATATATCTGCTAGAGATGCTAATTGTTTAGCAAAATTTGAATCATTCTGCTCTTCTTCTTTATAAAACCTCAGATTCTCTAGTAATATTATATCTCCTCCATCCATCGCATTTATTGCTCTTTGTACTCTCTCACCAATACAATCATCAATAAATTTCACTTCTTTTCTTAGAAGCCGCGATAAAGTTTCAACTACGTTTTTTAGTGATAGGTTACTGTCTTTTGCTTTTGGACGCCCAAAATGTGAGATAATAATAACTTTTGCACCTGCATTTGCTAAATATTGAATGGTAGGTAGAGCTCTCAAAATACGAGTGGTATCACAAATTCTTTCATTTTTTATAGGAACATTGAAGTCGACCCTGAGTAGAACATTTTTATTGTGAAAATCACAACTCTCTATGCTAGGTACATTTATCATAAAATTAAAGAGCTATAAAGTTACTATATAATAGTTTAACCCAAAGCAAAGTATACAAATGAAGATATCTTAAATGCCAAATAAATTAATAAATAGGAAAATTACTACAAATACTTTCAACTTTATTTTTTACTGCTCTTTCAATATAAGGGCTATTTCCATCAATTAATCCCTGAATTACTTCATTTATTAGATTAGCTAATTCTCTAAAATCTTCTTTCTCAAGTCCTCGAGTTGTCTCAGAAGCAGTACCAAAACGGAGCCCTGAGGTAATGGTCGGTTTTTCTGTGTCAAATGGCAAAGAATTTTTATTACAGGTAATTCCAGATCTTTCAAGGCTATTCACAACGTCTTTTCCAGTCAATTTCCGTGATCTTAAATCAACTAGCACTATATGAGAGTCAGTGCCGCCAGTTATAATGTCAAGTCCATGTTCTTGCAGCGCTTGAGCTAACACTTTTGCATTCTCCACAACTTTTTTACTATAAATTTTAAACTCCGGCTCTAATGCTTCCTTAAATGCAACAGCTTTTGCAGCTATCACATGCATAAGGGGCCCACCTTGCAACCCTGGAAAAACCGCAGACCTAATTTTTTTATGTAATGCTTCATCATTTGTCATTACCACTCCGCCACGAGGACCTCGTAGAGTCTTGTGAGTTGTTGAAGTTATAACATGCGCATATTTGGCAGGTGATGGGTAACAACCTGCAGCAATAAGCCCTGAATAGTGAGCAATATCTGCAAGCAGATATGCACCAACTTTATTCGCAATTTCACGAAAGCGCTCGAAATCTATTTCTCTTGGATAAGCAGAAGCACCAGCAATGATTAGCTTCGGTTTATGCTCCAGCGCTAGCCTTTCCAACTCATCCATATCAATCAGGTAAGTGTCTCTATTAACTGTATACTGAATCGACTTAAACCACTTACCAGAAAGGTTTGGTGCTGCACCATGAGTTAAATGTCCACCACAATTCAGTGACAATCCAAGTATTGTATCACCCGGAGCAAGTAGTGAAGCAAACACTGCTTGATTTGCCTGAGAACCAGAATGGGGTTGAACATTTGCAAATTTAACACCAAACAGCTTACAAAGCCTTTCTATAGCCAGATTTTCAACTTCATCTACATACTCACAGCCACAGTAATATCTTTTACCAGGATAACCTTCTGCATATTTATTAGTCAGAAAAGAACCCTGTGCTTCCATCACTGCTTTACTTGCAAAATTCTCCGATGCAATCAATTGCAAATGCGATCTTTGACGCTGCAGTTCCTTCTCTATAGAGAGATAAACTTCATTATCAAAAGACTTCAGACTACTTTTAGAGTCACAAATCCTTTCTGAAACACTTGTCATAAGAACTTTTCTTTAACCACATAAATCCAAAAACAGCTAAAAGCAAACATACAGGAATAATTGATATTGCTTTTACTAGTAACTCAGTACCATACACAGGATTTCCTTGTACTACCATTCCATTCCAACATAAATCTATTATTTTTGCAATTCCTGTATGAAAAAAATAGCCAAAAACCATAACTATCATGTTTGATATGGCTGTGGCTAATCCTACCAAGTTACTGTTCACATAACTTATTGCTTTGTAAATAGTAATTACCTGATACCCAGACGCAAAGCCGATAACAAGAAGTGCAGGTAGTGCAATATATAAACCACCAGCTTGCGTGAAAAGTAAGAGGAAGCTAGCAATCATAGCAAAAGAACACGCAATAATTACTTCATAATGTTTGTATGGATATTTCTCGAGCAAGTAAGCTAAAAAGAATGATCCAGTTCCCATACCTATAAACATAAGGGAAGAAAGCGAAGATGCCAGATCCCCGGTCATTTGATATGATTCACATAAGAACGCTTTTGCCCAACCATCAGCAAAACCTTCTAATGGTCCAACCATTAAGCCACCAAAAAAGCTGATTAGAATGATATGTTTGTTGAAAAGCACAGTTTTTAAATCTTGAAATATATTGTCACTTGTACTTTCCTCTGAACTACTGCTTGGTGTTATTAAAAGCAACAGCAGAGCAAGCAAACAACCAAACGCTGAGAAAGTGTATATAACATAATTCCAACCAAACTTATTGAGCAAGAAGTCTAGAGGTAATCCACCATAAATAGCTCCTAGTAACCCTATTACTATAGACAAGCTAGCCATTCTTGCTGATTTTTCTTGTGAAAAATACATACTTGCAACTTTGAAGAGCCCAATTGCTGAAGCAGATGATCCAATTCCGACAATAACTCTACCAAGTATTGAGTAATACCACTCATCAAAGCATATTAGTGGTAATGTCCCAGCAAACGTTAAGACAATACACACAGGCAAAACAAACTTTAGCCCAAATCTATCAAGGGCAAGACCAACAGGTATGTGAGCAAGCGTATAGCCTATATAATATAGCCCACCAAATTGACCAACATCTGTAATACTTATGTTAAATTTCGTTATTAATTCAGGAGCGATTATATTTGGAATTACACGCAATATATACTGGTATGCATAAAATAGTGATGCTAGCAACCATATGAAAAAGTTTCTCTGCAATGCTAATATTAGCTAAAAACAGGATTATATGTATTTTATCAGCAAGGAGCAATACTTTTGTAGATAGCTACTCTAATCCGAGTATCTTTCTAAAAGAGACCTTTTAGCATATCTATAACTGGTTCATGGATAAGGTATATGAAAAAAATTATACCACAGATGATAAGGATTTTTATAATTTTACCCTTGTTCATCTTAAGCTTTATTTTTTTTACTATAAGTTTTAGTTTTGTTACAAAATTCATTTTACTTACGCTTTTATTTCGTGATAACAATTATATTTTAAATAATATAATTTTCAATGAAATTCAGTATCAGAAACGCTGCAGTTAACTAAATATTAACCTTTTCGTGTGTAAAATATAATATAAAAGCAAGGTGAGTGAATGAATATAAACACAGCAGACAACACACTACAAAACTACACAACAAAATACATTGAACAAACATTTACCGCACACACAGGAAATAGATACGACAAGTTGTATAGGGAACTCTTAAGCAGCGTAGAAGAAATAATAAATCTTACTATAAACGAAGCAAAACAATATGATAAAAGCCTAGAAGAATTACATAACGATTCAAGATTTCACGATAAGAAATTCATTAAAGCTGTTGCTAAACACCAGGTATTAGAATTTCTGAATACTCATCCAAAGAAGAAAGAGATCGTTGCAGAATTTAACGATGAACATCACATCAACGAAAGCGATTCAAAAGTTTTAGAGGAAGGAAAAGATTTAGTGAATAAAATAAATGATATTAACTTAATCCAACAAAATGAGAAAAATGAAACATTGAACATTAGAAAGGTACTTGCTAAATCAATAGGAATACCCTATTCAAGAACCGAAAAATCCAAAGCAACTTTAGTAGAAAGTCCTGAAATGGTAAAATAGACGTACTTAATTTTTTTTAATTGGAAAATACTTTTAATCCTATGATACCCAGCACTACCAAAGCAAGGGAAAATAAACGCCCAAAATTTACTGGGTCATTAAAAAACATTATTCCTATTATCGCTGCACCTATAGAACCTATACCAGTCCAAACTGCATAAGATGTACCAAGGGGAATAGACTTCATTGCTAACGATAGACAGTAAAGACTCACAGAACCGCTAACTAAAATAATTATTACAGGTATAACACGAGTAAAGCCATTGCTATATTTCAGTGCTGTGGTCCATATTATTTCAACCAAACCAGCTAATAGCAAATACACCCAAGCCATAAATTAACTTCATCTTATTGAAATATTATACATAAGAATGTCAAAAAGTTAACTTAGCATTTCACATGCTTTAGTAATACTATCACATCCAATTTTTAATTGTTCCTGAGAGGTTGCATAAGAAATTCTGATAAAATTTTTCAGACCAAATGCAATTCCTGGAACAACAGCAACTAAATGATCTTCTAATAAATATTCGGCGAAATCAAGATCACTATTTATTACTTTACCACTTTTCGTGCTTTTACCCAATAAACCTTCACAGGAGACAAACAAATAGAATGCACCTTGTGGAATAGATGATGACAAGCCTGAAGCAGAATTTATCTTTTCCACCATAAAATCTCTACGACTCTTAAAAATCCTTGTTCTTTCTTTCAAAAAACTATGGTCACCGTTTAATGCTTCAACTGCTGCTGCTTGTGCTATCGAATTTGGATTAGAAGTACTTTGAGACTGCAGTGTAGAAATAGCTTTTACTATATCACTCCTACCTGCAATATAGCCTATTCTCCAGCCCGTCATTGCATAGGCTTTTGATACTCCATTGACCACAAAAACTCTATTATAAAGTTTTGGCTCAACCTGAGCAATGGTAAAAAACTTTTCGTCGTACACTATGTGCTCATAAATATCATCTGTAACAACATTCACATGTGGATGTTTAAGCAATACTTGCGCTATGCTTTTCAATTCATCATATGTATAGACAATTCCTGCTGGATTATTTGGTGAGTTGAGAATTAACCACTTAGTTTTCTCAGTTATATTGCTTTCCAGTAACTCCGGTGTCAGCTTAAAGTTTTGTTTGCACTCTACAACAACTGGCAGTCCGCCAAAAAGATTTACCATATCAACATACGAAACCCAATAAGGAGCTGGTATTATAGCCTCATCTCCATGGTTAATTGTTGTCATAAATAAGTTGAATAACACCTGCTTAGCGCCTGTACCAACACAGATTTGATTAAGCGTGTACTCGAGGTTATTATCCTTTCTTAACTTATTGATTATTGCTTCTTTCAATTCACGCGTTCCATCAACAGCGGTATATTTAGTTTTGCCTTCATTTATCGATTGAATAGCTGTCTTTTTTATATGATCTGGAGTGTCAAAATCCGGCTCTCCCGCAGCTAAAACGCAAATTTTCTTTCCTTCGCTTTTTAGTCTGTTTGCCTTATCGGTCACAGCAATTGTAGGCGACGGTTTTATCAGAGACATCCTCTTTGCAAGGTCTGACATAATCTCACTAAAGTTAAATAAAAATGATAAACTATACACAACAAAAAAGCTAGAAGTTTTATTATTTTACATAAAGGTTGGTATTTTTGTATTCTTAAATATAGATATTAAAAAGCTTAATAAATTGAAAAAGGCAAATAAAACCCTGTATAGCGAGTTTTAATAATGTAAATTGGCACTGTAATAATGTGCTAACGCTTAAAATAAGAGCGATTTGGCTGAATGTAGAAAAAATAAAAAAGACATGAGGCCGCTATAATTTTTTGTAATTTGCCAATAAATATTTGAGTTTTTTTTACTGAATTTTGTCGTTGATCCCAAAAACAAGGATGAATACTCTTATCGTTATAGTAAGGAAGAGAATGAGGTTTGTCAAGTAAGGTTTTCATTCCACCCTAATAAAGGCTTTTCATACAAGAGTTTTAGTAGTTTCTTACTAGGTCAACTAATTCAGCAATATTTTCAACCGGAGTATCAGGAAGCACTCCATGTCCAAGATTAAATATAAAAGGTAACCCTCTAAAACAATCTATTATACGCTTTGCTTCTTCAATTGCTTCTGACTTATTGTAGGCCAAAAGACTAGGATTAAGGTTACCCTGTAGAGGAATTTTTAGATTTGCTTTTGCCCATTCTATTGGAACATTATAATCTATACTTACTGCAGATACGCCTGTTTGTTCGCAGTAAGCCTTATAAAAACTTCCAGCAGACCTTGGGAATCCTATTATTGGAAAATTGGGAAATCTACTCCTTATTGCTGAAACAATTTCCTTTGTTGGCTTGATGACGTATCTTTCAAACAGTTCTCCCTGCAATATACCAGCATTGCTGTCGAATAACTGAATGACATCTGCTCCAAACTCTATCTGTTTGATTAGATAAATAATTGTCGCTTCTGTTATTTTTTTAATTACTTCTTCTAGTTCTAGGGAACAGAAATGTAATACTTTAGAAAAAGTTTTACTACTACCACCCTCTATGATGTAGGAAGCTACCGTCCACGGACCTCCAGCAAAGCCTATAAGGGACTTTTCCTCTGATAATTGTCTTCTTACTTTCCTGATGGCATTTAAGATTGGAAAGGTTTTAGTTTCAAATTCTTGTGAATTTTTTAACTCCTCAGAGCTTTTCACAGGTTTTATTATTGGACCCACACCGCGAACAAAATTCACATCACAACCTAAAACGTCAGCTATTATTAAAATGTCTGAAAAAATTATGGCTGCGTCCATATCAAATCTTTTTATTGGCTGTAGCGTCAGCTCTACCACTAAATCTATGCTATAGCATATCTCCATGAAATTAATCGTTTTTTCTACGGCTTTGCGATACTCAGGAAGAGATCTACCAGCCTGGCGCATTAACCAAATAGGTACTTTTTCATTTGGTTTATTCTGCTTAATAATTCTTACTATCTCTGTTTTGTTGCTTTCCAATCTATTTTATCTACTTCTTTCTATACTAAAGTATAGTAGTAACAATAGTTATATCAATAAATTGTTATTAACTTAAAATTCAGTAAAAATTAGTGTTACTTAACTTGTGGATAAATATGTTAATAACTTCTATATACTATTGATTTTGCCTTATAATTTATGTGTATAAGTAAGATATTTATAATGTTAGTAATTTTCTTTTACGGAAAATACTTTACTATCATGTATTGTTACACAATTATGTATATGTCGTTGAGAAAGTTGTTGATCAATTGTTAGTATTTTATATTAACAAATAATTCACAAATTAATTTGACATTATTCACATGCTTATTAAACATTTAATAACAGTTTTCTTGATAGATCTGATCTAAAGACATTTTCACCATTAAATGGAATAAATTGAATAATAAGAGAACCTTATTAGAAAAAATATTATACATAACTTTTCTCTTCCTCTTCAATAAAACTTCTTTGTTAAAAAAGTGTGCGACTGAGGCATTAATGGGTGATCTGTCAGATCTTGACATACTTAATAGTCTATTAAAATTCCGTGATTGTAGTATCATGGATATAATGACTCCACGTAAGGAAATATGCTCAGTAGACATTAAATCAAGTAAGGATGAGTTAATAAAGAAGGTGAAAAACACTTGCTACACTAAAATACCAACTTATATAAATGACTTTGACAACGTAACAGGCTTTTTTTACGTAAAAGATGTTATTTTCAATAGGAATAAAAATTTTAACCTGGAAGATATTAAACAAAATATACTGTTTGTTCCAGCTTCGATGAAAACAACAGATCTTTTTGTTATGATGAAATCTTCTAAATTATATTTATCTATTGTGTTGGATGAACATGGTGGAACTGATGGTTTAATTTCAATGACTGATCTTATAGAAGAATTAATACCAAACATTGATAACGGGAATGAGGTAAATTCAGAATACACCATTACTGAATTATCTCAAAGTAAGTTTGAAATGTCGGCAAGGACCCTTATAAAGGATATAGAAGAAAGTCTAAAAATAGAGTTGCGTGACTATGAAGAAGATTACGCCACACTTAGTGGTTTGATTCTTTCAATTGCTGGTAAAATAC encodes:
- the rpe gene encoding ribulose-phosphate 3-epimerase, with the protein product MGIKIAPSILSADFAKLGEEVKRISDLNVDYIHIDVMDGNFVPNITIGPNVISAIRKYSNLPFDVHLMIKSPGNHIESFINAGADIITIHAEAEIHLERLVRKIKSYKDINYTKKTIQVGVSIVPSTSPSVLEYIIHELDIVLIMTVNPGFGGQEFIHSQLSKISTVRKMIQDRNLKTQVSVDGGVNFSNASDVIKAGANILVAGSAIFKAEDVKKTINDLKNLSL
- a CDS encoding N-acetylmuramoyl-L-alanine amidase; translated protein: MRLIVKKCLSVLFLLLLVAPLVYGQQSCLIDIENDFQDLKTSLKNPIFLDPAPSSNYDDRESKKVLMVVVHHTESPTLKSTKCELNSSGISVQLIVDRDGSITLMVPLEKRAWHAGISYAKVQVDNVVEELRKLNDYSMGIEIVNTGLEPFPEEQMKSVKDLILYLMKRFKIRKDMIFSHAEIGTIVYNSSIEGYAMRKPDPHKLFDWELLERNGIGLHIGDRISSQDARQKVEEVLYKVGDKSESILKLKKRLNNFFYKILPWNDKEGKADNNADY
- a CDS encoding EndoU domain-containing protein produces the protein MLKRIYDKLDHQVATPNAGLGLFKDELTKIWFTNSGVEKETIGFGHIFCGEPDRLGLGGMHFVGRYVEAQENKWAGAIWGNKSMCNKLDIKPPVYTFGMKYLGKGGEVKVKCPNGYAHNLHADDILVSATKAFKELGKD
- a CDS encoding phosphoglycerate kinase, producing the protein MNVPSIESCDFHNKNVLLRVDFNVPIKNERICDTTRILRALPTIQYLANAGAKVIIISHFGRPKAKDSNLSLKNVVETLSRLLRKEVKFIDDCIGERVQRAINAMDGGDIILLENLRFYKEEEQNDSNFAKQLASLADIYINDAFSCSHRAHASISRITELLPSYAGFCLQDEIKYLEQAISFDAKSITAIVGGAKISTKIKMLIKLAEKVDYLILGGAIANNFLLFNKVNIGKSFFQNGVDDLMHDIVETANKNNCKIVVPEDVLVAVNSDYSTGVLRKTESILDGDIILDIGPQTLSTISGIIASSKTLLWNGPIGVFEHSAFANGTVEVMRVVSDLTHEGKLTSVIGGGDSLSAVNAAGLADKDFTYISTGGGAFLSWLSDDEMPGLRSTLD
- the glyA gene encoding serine hydroxymethyltransferase, with amino-acid sequence MTSVSERICDSKSSLKSFDNEVYLSIEKELQRQRSHLQLIASENFASKAVMEAQGSFLTNKYAEGYPGKRYYCGCEYVDEVENLAIERLCKLFGVKFANVQPHSGSQANQAVFASLLAPGDTILGLSLNCGGHLTHGAAPNLSGKWFKSIQYTVNRDTYLIDMDELERLALEHKPKLIIAGASAYPREIDFERFREIANKVGAYLLADIAHYSGLIAAGCYPSPAKYAHVITSTTHKTLRGPRGGVVMTNDEALHKKIRSAVFPGLQGGPLMHVIAAKAVAFKEALEPEFKIYSKKVVENAKVLAQALQEHGLDIITGGTDSHIVLVDLRSRKLTGKDVVNSLERSGITCNKNSLPFDTEKPTITSGLRFGTASETTRGLEKEDFRELANLINEVIQGLIDGNSPYIERAVKNKVESICSNFPIY
- a CDS encoding MFS transporter, which codes for MQRNFFIWLLASLFYAYQYILRVIPNIIAPELITKFNISITDVGQFGGLYYIGYTLAHIPVGLALDRFGLKFVLPVCIVLTFAGTLPLICFDEWYYSILGRVIVGIGSSASAIGLFKVASMYFSQEKSARMASLSIVIGLLGAIYGGLPLDFLLNKFGWNYVIYTFSAFGCLLALLLLLITPSSSSEESTSDNIFQDLKTVLFNKHIILISFFGGLMVGPLEGFADGWAKAFLCESYQMTGDLASSLSSLMFIGMGTGSFFLAYLLEKYPYKHYEVIIACSFAMIASFLLLFTQAGGLYIALPALLVIGFASGYQVITIYKAISYVNSNLVGLATAISNMIVMVFGYFFHTGIAKIIDLCWNGMVVQGNPVYGTELLVKAISIIPVCLLLAVFGFMWLKKSSYDKCFRKDL
- a CDS encoding multidrug efflux SMR transporter, with translation MAWVYLLLAGLVEIIWTTALKYSNGFTRVIPVIIILVSGSVSLYCLSLAMKSIPLGTSYAVWTGIGSIGAAIIGIMFFNDPVNFGRLFSLALVVLGIIGLKVFSN
- a CDS encoding pyridoxal phosphate-dependent aminotransferase, producing MSDLAKRMSLIKPSPTIAVTDKANRLKSEGKKICVLAAGEPDFDTPDHIKKTAIQSINEGKTKYTAVDGTRELKEAIINKLRKDNNLEYTLNQICVGTGAKQVLFNLFMTTINHGDEAIIPAPYWVSYVDMVNLFGGLPVVVECKQNFKLTPELLESNITEKTKWLILNSPNNPAGIVYTYDELKSIAQVLLKHPHVNVVTDDIYEHIVYDEKFFTIAQVEPKLYNRVFVVNGVSKAYAMTGWRIGYIAGRSDIVKAISTLQSQSTSNPNSIAQAAAVEALNGDHSFLKERTRIFKSRRDFMVEKINSASGLSSSIPQGAFYLFVSCEGLLGKSTKSGKVINSDLDFAEYLLEDHLVAVVPGIAFGLKNFIRISYATSQEQLKIGCDSITKACEMLS